In Synechococcus sp. RS9909, one genomic interval encodes:
- a CDS encoding rod shape-determining protein MreD, whose translation MARLHQQPICVASALLVPLLTLATPTWLTLSGVAPSWAILWLLPWSLVDGPVSGLVAGACVGLVLDGLSGNGLTQVPVLMLLGWWWGRLGRRGRPIQRSLNLGLLAWIGSMALGLSLWVQLRLLQGLDAPVLQHWAWQLCLLQAVLTGLLAPMLASWQLLIWRRRAPA comes from the coding sequence ATGGCACGGCTGCATCAACAACCGATCTGTGTGGCCTCCGCCCTCTTGGTGCCGCTGCTCACCCTCGCCACCCCCACCTGGCTCACCCTCTCGGGGGTGGCGCCGAGCTGGGCGATTCTCTGGCTGCTGCCCTGGTCGCTGGTGGATGGCCCGGTGTCCGGGCTGGTGGCCGGCGCCTGTGTGGGGCTGGTGCTGGATGGCCTCAGCGGCAACGGCCTGACACAGGTGCCCGTGTTGATGCTGCTCGGTTGGTGGTGGGGGAGGTTGGGCCGCCGTGGGCGGCCGATTCAGCGCAGCCTCAACCTGGGGCTGCTCGCCTGGATCGGCAGCATGGCGCTCGGCCTCAGCCTCTGGGTGCAGCTGCGACTGCTCCAGGGCCTGGATGCTCCGGTGCTGCAGCACTGGGCCTGGCAGCTCTGTCTGTTGCAGGCTGTGCTCACCGGTCTGCTTGCGCCCATGCTCGCGTCCTGGCAGCTGCTGATCTGGCGCCGCCGCGCCCCGGCCTGA
- the mreC gene encoding rod shape-determining protein MreC, translating into MGSSQWPTVPRLRGWRRLWPWLALLAALAAVRWSKGAGFADAYALLSRPFWPGSAQREWLQSAASLEQRARLQLLQQDNARLRGLLELDRNADVSRRVSAAVISRRVEGWWQQLELGQGSLAGLAAGDAVMGPGGLLGRVQSVTPSTARVRLLTSPGSQVGVWVPRTQQHALLVGVGTSRPQLRFLDKDVKARAGDLVSTSPASTLLPPNLPVAVIQSINPRGVPAPDAVVELVASPDAVDWVQVQTR; encoded by the coding sequence ATGGGCTCCTCCCAGTGGCCGACCGTGCCACGCCTGCGGGGCTGGCGACGTCTCTGGCCCTGGTTGGCGCTGCTCGCCGCCCTTGCGGCCGTGCGCTGGAGCAAGGGGGCTGGTTTCGCTGATGCCTACGCCCTGTTGAGTCGCCCCTTCTGGCCCGGTTCTGCCCAGAGGGAATGGCTGCAGTCGGCCGCCAGCCTTGAGCAGCGCGCCCGCCTGCAGCTGTTGCAGCAAGACAATGCCCGCTTGCGGGGGCTGCTGGAGTTGGATCGCAACGCCGATGTCAGTCGCCGTGTGTCGGCGGCGGTGATCTCCCGCCGGGTGGAGGGTTGGTGGCAGCAATTGGAGCTGGGCCAGGGGTCCCTCGCTGGCCTCGCTGCCGGAGACGCGGTGATGGGCCCGGGTGGGCTGCTGGGCCGGGTGCAGAGCGTCACCCCCTCCACAGCTCGCGTCCGTTTGCTCACCTCACCGGGCAGTCAGGTGGGGGTGTGGGTGCCGCGAACGCAACAGCATGCCCTGCTGGTGGGCGTGGGCACCAGCAGGCCCCAGCTGCGCTTTCTCGATAAGGACGTGAAAGCCCGTGCCGGCGATCTGGTGAGCACCTCACCCGCCAGCACCTTGCTCCCCCCCAATCTGCCGGTGGCAGTGATCCAGTCGATCAACCCCCGCGGCGTGCCTGCGCCCGATGCGGTGGTGGAACTGGTGGCGTCACCGGATGCCGTCGACTGGGTGCAGGTGCAGACCCGCTGA
- a CDS encoding single-stranded DNA-binding protein, producing MGVNSVTLVGRAGRDPEVRYFESGSMVANLTMAVNRRSRDDEPDWFNLEIWGKQAQVAADYVKKGSLLGIIGSFKLERWTDRNSGEERSKPVVRVDRLELLGSKRDSDAAAGGFGGNFGDGSPSEEEVPF from the coding sequence ATGGGCGTGAATTCCGTCACCCTGGTCGGCCGAGCCGGCCGCGACCCTGAAGTGCGTTATTTCGAATCCGGCAGCATGGTGGCGAACCTCACCATGGCCGTGAACCGCCGCAGCCGCGACGACGAACCCGACTGGTTCAACCTGGAGATCTGGGGCAAACAGGCCCAGGTGGCCGCCGACTACGTGAAGAAGGGATCGTTGCTGGGCATCATCGGCAGCTTCAAGCTGGAGCGCTGGACCGATCGCAACAGCGGTGAGGAGCGCAGCAAACCCGTGGTGCGGGTCGACCGTCTCGAGCTGCTCGGCTCCAAGCGCGACAGCGATGCCGCGGCCGGCGGCTTCGGAGGCAACTTCGGCGATGGCAGCCCCAGCGAAGAGGAAGTGCCGTTCTGA
- the tsaE gene encoding tRNA (adenosine(37)-N6)-threonylcarbamoyltransferase complex ATPase subunit type 1 TsaE: MDRNLCRVSEASGSPDLQSTEGSWILTDLQATRDLGRALAGWLPAGSLLLLQGPLGAGKTSLVQGMAEGLGISEPITSPTFALAQHYPQGQPPLVHLDLYRLELAAAADDLFLQEEEEARALGALLVVEWPERLSLELTDAWTLRLNHRQEGGRLAQLREPAIQLDACTGA, encoded by the coding sequence GTGGACAGGAATCTCTGCAGAGTCTCCGAGGCTTCGGGCTCGCCAGACCTTCAATCTACAGAGGGAAGCTGGATCCTCACGGATCTGCAGGCGACACGCGACCTCGGTCGCGCGCTGGCCGGCTGGTTGCCCGCCGGCTCCCTGCTGTTGCTGCAGGGCCCGCTCGGGGCCGGCAAAACCTCCCTGGTGCAGGGCATGGCGGAGGGGTTGGGGATCAGCGAACCGATCACCAGCCCCACCTTCGCGCTCGCCCAGCACTACCCGCAGGGGCAGCCGCCGCTGGTGCATCTCGATCTCTACCGGCTGGAGCTGGCCGCTGCCGCCGATGACCTGTTTCTGCAGGAAGAGGAGGAGGCCCGCGCCCTCGGCGCCCTGCTGGTGGTGGAGTGGCCCGAGCGGCTCAGCCTGGAGCTCACCGATGCCTGGACACTCAGGTTGAACCACCGCCAGGAGGGCGGGCGGCTGGCCCAGCTGCGCGAGCCAGCGATTCAGCTGGACGCCTGCACGGGCGCCTGA
- a CDS encoding rod shape-determining protein, whose product MLFRRFQLSRDIGIDLGTANTLIYVSGRGIVLQEPSVVALDLERGVPLAVGDEAKLMLGRTPGNIKAVRPLRDGVIADFDAAEQMLKTFIQKGNEGRGIVAPRLVVGIPSGVTGVERRAVREAGLAGAREVHLIDEPVAAAIGAGLPVTEPVGTMIVDIGGGTTEVAVLSLGGTVLSESVRVAGDEISDAIGVYLKKVHNLVVGERTAEDIKIRIGSAFPDNEFDQTVMDVRGLHLLSGLPRTIQLQAGDLREAIAEPLNVIVEAVKRTLERTPPELAADIVDRGIMLAGGGALVRGISDLISHETGIFTHIAEDPLLCVVNGCGQVLEDYKRLQRVLDTPEYVRNTVTA is encoded by the coding sequence GTGCTTTTTCGTCGTTTCCAGCTGTCCCGTGACATCGGGATCGACCTGGGCACAGCCAACACCCTTATCTATGTGTCGGGCCGCGGCATCGTGCTGCAGGAGCCCTCGGTGGTGGCCCTGGATCTGGAGCGCGGTGTGCCCCTGGCGGTGGGGGATGAGGCCAAGCTGATGCTGGGCCGCACCCCGGGAAACATCAAGGCCGTGCGGCCCCTGCGCGATGGCGTGATCGCCGATTTCGATGCCGCCGAGCAGATGCTCAAGACCTTCATCCAGAAGGGCAACGAGGGCCGCGGCATCGTGGCGCCCCGCCTGGTGGTGGGCATCCCCAGCGGCGTCACCGGTGTGGAGCGGCGTGCCGTGCGTGAAGCCGGTCTGGCCGGAGCCCGTGAAGTGCATCTGATTGATGAGCCGGTGGCGGCGGCCATCGGTGCCGGTCTGCCGGTGACCGAACCCGTCGGCACGATGATCGTTGACATCGGCGGTGGCACCACCGAGGTGGCGGTGCTGAGCCTCGGCGGCACCGTGCTGAGTGAATCCGTGCGGGTGGCCGGTGATGAGATCAGCGATGCCATCGGCGTGTATCTCAAGAAGGTGCACAACCTTGTGGTGGGTGAGCGCACAGCGGAAGACATCAAGATCCGGATCGGCTCGGCCTTCCCCGACAACGAGTTCGATCAGACCGTGATGGATGTGCGCGGTCTGCACCTGCTGTCGGGGCTGCCCCGCACGATCCAGCTCCAGGCCGGTGACCTGCGCGAAGCAATCGCTGAGCCGCTCAATGTGATCGTGGAAGCGGTGAAGCGCACCCTGGAGCGCACCCCGCCCGAGCTGGCGGCCGACATCGTTGATCGCGGCATCATGCTGGCCGGCGGCGGCGCCCTGGTGCGGGGCATCAGCGACCTGATCAGCCACGAAACCGGCATCTTCACCCACATTGCTGAAGACCCGCTGCTGTGCGTGGTCAATGGCTGCGGCCAGGTGCTGGAGGATTACAAGCGTCTGCAGCGTGTGCTCGACACGCCCGAATACGTGCGCAACACGGTGACGGCCTGA
- the rpaB gene encoding response regulator transcription factor RpaB: protein MPEAGPSSTPKATILVVDDEPAVRRVLVMRLQLAGYQVICAEDGEKALELFHRDSPDLVVLDVMLPKLDGFAVCRRLRAESCVPIIFLSALEAISERVAGLDLGADDYLPKPFSPKELEARIASILRRIGRGSATAEPREVPVGQGVLRLGDLMVDTNRRQVTRGSERIALTYTEFSLLELLFREPGRVVPRAEILEQLWGYPPRRAADLRVVDVYVARLRGKLEPDPRNPELILTVRGIGYASQRMGDLPQVATG from the coding sequence ATGCCCGAAGCCGGGCCATCCAGCACGCCGAAGGCGACGATCCTTGTGGTGGATGACGAACCCGCCGTGCGGCGCGTGCTTGTGATGCGGCTGCAGCTGGCCGGGTACCAGGTGATCTGCGCTGAAGATGGCGAGAAGGCGCTTGAGCTCTTCCACCGCGATAGCCCGGATCTGGTGGTGCTCGATGTGATGCTGCCGAAGCTCGATGGCTTCGCGGTCTGCCGTCGACTGCGGGCTGAGTCCTGCGTGCCGATCATTTTCCTCTCCGCTCTGGAAGCGATTTCCGAGCGGGTGGCCGGCCTGGATCTCGGCGCCGACGACTACCTGCCCAAGCCCTTCAGCCCCAAGGAGCTCGAAGCCCGGATCGCCTCGATCCTGCGCCGTATCGGCCGCGGCTCCGCCACGGCGGAACCGCGTGAGGTGCCGGTGGGGCAGGGCGTGCTGCGCCTGGGTGATCTGATGGTGGACACCAACCGTCGCCAGGTGACCCGTGGCAGTGAGCGTATTGCCCTCACCTACACCGAGTTCAGCCTGCTCGAACTGTTGTTCCGCGAGCCCGGCCGGGTGGTGCCTCGCGCTGAAATCCTGGAGCAGCTCTGGGGCTATCCTCCCCGCCGCGCCGCTGATCTCCGTGTGGTGGATGTGTATGTGGCGCGGTTGCGGGGCAAGCTCGAGCCCGACCCGCGCAATCCGGAATTGATTCTCACCGTGCGGGGCATCGGCTATGCCTCCCAGCGCATGGGAGATCTTCCCCAGGTGGCAACCGGCTGA
- a CDS encoding DedA family protein, whose product MGLSEFLTQLPQWIGQAVEANPWAGYGAIFAAMFLENLFPPIPSELIMPLGGFYVQQGQLQFIPVVLAGLIGTVLGALPWYGIGRLINEERIEQWLGRHGRWIGISPEELARSRRWFNRYGTALVFWGRLVPGIRTLISVPAGIELMPLPPFLIWTTAGSLIWTLLLTVAGMVLGEGYSNVELWIEPVSKLIKVLLVIAVLAGAVWLGLRIWRRRNTAD is encoded by the coding sequence ATGGGGCTTTCTGAATTCCTCACCCAGCTGCCCCAGTGGATCGGGCAGGCCGTCGAGGCCAATCCCTGGGCGGGCTACGGCGCGATTTTCGCGGCGATGTTCCTGGAGAACCTCTTTCCGCCGATCCCCTCGGAATTGATCATGCCCTTGGGGGGCTTTTACGTGCAGCAGGGCCAGCTGCAGTTCATTCCGGTGGTGCTCGCCGGCCTGATCGGCACCGTGCTCGGTGCCCTGCCCTGGTATGGAATCGGTCGCCTGATCAACGAGGAGCGGATTGAGCAGTGGCTGGGCCGTCATGGCCGTTGGATCGGCATCAGCCCCGAGGAGCTGGCGCGCAGTCGCCGCTGGTTCAATCGCTACGGCACCGCTCTGGTGTTCTGGGGGCGGCTGGTGCCCGGCATCCGCACCCTGATTTCCGTGCCCGCCGGCATCGAGTTGATGCCGCTGCCGCCCTTCCTGATCTGGACGACGGCCGGCAGTCTGATCTGGACCCTGCTGCTCACCGTGGCCGGCATGGTGCTGGGTGAGGGCTATAGCAACGTGGAGCTGTGGATCGAGCCGGTCTCCAAGCTGATCAAGGTGCTGCTGGTGATCGCTGTGCTGGCGGGAGCGGTGTGGCTCGGGTTGAGGATCTGGCGGAGACGCAACACGGCCGACTGA
- a CDS encoding sugar ABC transporter substrate-binding protein yields MVLSLRRRTVLLALLLSGSTLLAWGCRPAARTEGPLQLWTLQLAPKFNGYMEGVIDQWERQHPTAPVRWTDLPWGSVERKLLAAVFARTAPDLVNLNPPFAANLASKGGLADLTPLLPEGASSRYLPSVWQAARDPQAGQIAVPWYLTVRLSLVNRALLAEAGLKQPPQRWEEVPAFARRIRRTTGRYGLFVTVVPDDSAELLESMVQMGVTLLDDRQRAAFDSAAGRRAFAFWTDLYREGLLPREVVSQGQRRAIELYQSGELAVLASGAEFLRSIQTNAPGIAAQTEPFPPLTGVDGTANVALMTLAVPRQSARQREAAALALFLTNATNQARFAREARVLPSSRQALNQVRAELEAEAPTTPQQAQIRQARLLSAQTLESAKVLVPASPGIKRLQSIIYTQLQRAMLGQISSDEAVQEAALQWNRYAEARWH; encoded by the coding sequence ATGGTTCTCTCCCTGCGCCGCCGCACTGTTCTGCTCGCGCTGCTGCTGAGCGGCTCCACCCTGCTGGCCTGGGGCTGCCGCCCGGCGGCCCGCACCGAGGGGCCGCTGCAGCTCTGGACGCTCCAACTGGCGCCCAAGTTCAACGGTTACATGGAAGGGGTGATCGATCAGTGGGAGCGTCAGCACCCAACGGCACCGGTCCGTTGGACGGATCTGCCCTGGGGATCGGTGGAACGCAAGCTGCTCGCCGCCGTTTTCGCGCGCACGGCGCCCGATCTGGTCAACCTGAATCCACCCTTTGCGGCCAATCTCGCCAGCAAGGGCGGACTGGCGGATCTCACGCCCCTGTTGCCGGAGGGGGCATCCAGCCGCTATCTGCCGTCGGTGTGGCAGGCGGCGCGCGATCCCCAGGCCGGTCAGATCGCAGTGCCCTGGTATCTCACCGTGCGCCTGAGCCTGGTGAACCGCGCCCTCCTGGCGGAGGCGGGCTTGAAGCAGCCGCCGCAGCGCTGGGAGGAGGTGCCGGCGTTCGCGCGCCGGATTCGCCGGACCACCGGGCGCTACGGCCTGTTTGTGACCGTGGTTCCCGACGACTCCGCCGAATTGCTGGAGTCGATGGTTCAGATGGGGGTGACCCTGCTGGATGACCGCCAGCGGGCGGCGTTCGACTCGGCGGCTGGCCGCCGCGCCTTTGCGTTCTGGACCGATCTCTATCGCGAAGGCCTGTTGCCGCGTGAAGTGGTGAGTCAGGGACAGCGACGGGCAATCGAGCTGTATCAGAGCGGTGAGCTGGCCGTGCTGGCCAGCGGTGCCGAGTTCCTGCGCAGCATTCAGACCAACGCGCCTGGAATCGCGGCCCAGACCGAGCCATTTCCGCCCCTCACCGGTGTGGATGGCACCGCCAATGTGGCCCTGATGACCCTGGCGGTGCCCCGTCAGAGTGCGCGTCAACGGGAGGCGGCGGCCCTGGCCCTCTTCCTCACCAATGCCACCAACCAGGCCCGCTTCGCGCGAGAGGCCCGGGTGCTGCCCTCCTCGCGGCAGGCCCTCAACCAGGTGCGGGCCGAATTGGAGGCGGAGGCGCCGACCACACCGCAGCAGGCGCAGATCCGTCAGGCGCGCCTGCTGTCGGCCCAGACCCTGGAGTCGGCGAAGGTGCTGGTGCCGGCCAGCCCGGGCATCAAGCGGCTGCAGAGCATCATCTACACCCAGCTGCAGCGGGCCATGCTTGGCCAGATCAGCAGCGACGAGGCGGTTCAGGAGGCGGCGCTGCAGTGGAATCGCTACGCCGAGGCCCGCTGGCACTAG
- the ahcY gene encoding adenosylhomocysteinase yields MVATPTATTGLQVASDYVVADINQADFGRKELDIAETEMPGLMALRQKYGSEKPLKGARIAGSLHMTIQTACLIETLVELGAEVRWASCNIFSTQDHAAAAMAARGIPVFAVKGETLEEYWDYTHRILAWGDGGAPNMILDDGGDATGLVMLGSKAEQDSSVLDNPSNEEETYLFASIKKKLAEDPSFYSRTKAAIQGVTEETTTGVARLYKMQKSGELPFPAINVNDSVTKSKFDNLYGCRESLVDSIKRATDVMVAGKQALVMGYGDVGKGSAQSLRGLGATVCIAEVDPICALQAAMEGYRVVRLEDVVDQMDIFVTATGNYQVIRNEHLLKMKDEAIVCNIGHFDNEIDVASLKAYEWENIKPQVDHITLPSGNRIILLAEGRLVNLGCATGHPSFVMSNSFTNQVLAQIELFTKGNEYGKEVYVLPKHLDEMVARLHLDRIGAKLTELSKDQADYINVPVEGPYKPDHYRY; encoded by the coding sequence ATGGTGGCAACACCCACGGCTACGACCGGCCTTCAGGTCGCTTCCGACTACGTCGTTGCGGATATCAATCAGGCCGATTTCGGCCGCAAGGAGCTCGACATCGCTGAGACCGAGATGCCCGGTCTGATGGCGCTCCGTCAGAAATACGGCAGCGAGAAGCCCCTCAAGGGCGCCCGCATCGCCGGCTCCCTGCACATGACGATCCAGACGGCCTGTCTGATCGAGACCCTGGTGGAGCTGGGCGCTGAGGTGCGCTGGGCCTCCTGCAACATCTTCTCCACCCAGGACCACGCCGCTGCCGCCATGGCCGCCCGCGGCATTCCGGTGTTCGCCGTCAAAGGCGAGACCTTGGAGGAGTATTGGGACTACACCCATCGCATCCTGGCCTGGGGCGATGGCGGTGCCCCAAACATGATCCTTGACGACGGCGGCGATGCCACCGGTCTGGTGATGCTCGGCAGCAAGGCGGAGCAGGACAGCAGCGTGCTCGACAACCCCTCCAACGAGGAGGAGACCTATCTCTTCGCCTCGATCAAGAAGAAGCTGGCCGAAGATCCCAGCTTCTACTCCCGCACCAAGGCGGCAATTCAGGGCGTGACGGAAGAGACCACCACCGGTGTTGCCCGTCTCTACAAGATGCAGAAGAGCGGCGAACTGCCCTTCCCGGCGATCAACGTCAACGACTCGGTCACCAAGAGCAAGTTCGACAACCTCTACGGCTGCCGTGAGTCGCTGGTCGACAGCATCAAGCGCGCCACCGATGTGATGGTGGCCGGTAAGCAGGCCCTGGTGATGGGCTACGGCGATGTGGGCAAGGGTTCGGCCCAGTCGCTGCGTGGGCTCGGCGCCACCGTGTGCATCGCGGAAGTGGATCCGATCTGCGCTCTGCAGGCCGCCATGGAGGGCTATCGCGTGGTGCGTCTGGAAGACGTGGTCGATCAGATGGACATCTTCGTGACCGCCACCGGCAACTACCAGGTGATCCGCAACGAGCACCTGCTGAAGATGAAGGACGAAGCGATCGTCTGCAACATCGGTCACTTCGACAATGAAATTGATGTTGCCTCCCTCAAGGCCTACGAGTGGGAGAACATCAAGCCCCAGGTGGATCACATCACCCTGCCCAGCGGCAACCGGATCATCCTTCTCGCCGAGGGCCGTCTCGTGAACCTGGGTTGCGCCACCGGCCACCCCAGCTTCGTGATGAGCAACTCCTTCACCAACCAGGTGCTGGCCCAGATCGAGCTGTTCACCAAGGGCAACGAGTACGGCAAGGAGGTGTACGTGCTGCCCAAGCACCTCGATGAGATGGTGGCCCGTCTCCACCTCGATCGCATCGGCGCCAAGCTCACCGAGCTGAGCAAGGATCAGGCCGATTACATCAACGTGCCTGTAGAAGGCCCCTACAAGCCCGACCACTACCGCTACTGA